Proteins from one Ornithodoros turicata isolate Travis unplaced genomic scaffold, ASM3712646v1 ctg00001142.1, whole genome shotgun sequence genomic window:
- the LOC135376523 gene encoding uncharacterized protein LOC135376523 isoform X2, with protein sequence MTTVGIHKSALELHKLLERAVLLSYYDKFVEIGGDNVQQLRDSSDQDIEELINMVDMARKPPHVKRFKKALAEWKPDTATSTPADGAEGELHKLLRGADLLSYHDKFMEIGGDNVQQLRDSVGNDFQEVIDLVDMARKPFHVKRLKKALGQWTGQSVTVTSSAADESEGELHELLRLADLLSYHDEFIELGEDNVQQLCDSTDEEFQTLTEHLGMARKPLHVKRLKNVLKQWSRNAAVMTSIPSNESEREVHELLQRADLLAYYDKFIEKGVDNVQQLFDSTAEEFQEFMDLVGMSGFPFQLMRFQNELEQWTGHPATMTPVPAKKPRLSEIHHLLEQAGLLSYCEKFEEIGMDSVQELRNLTDEEFHEVINRVDMAGKPFHVKKLKKVLEEWTGPTGISRSKDMASTSQFDLNMERSPQWEDLRKEMHEAIAEEDEARVLKCLDAAPALKLWLDPVKEKSARYRAVKKKAIRIHGLLVSRGCGLNNKKESSYYQHLSRVYRAEIRRQRYYTKECKESYIYYLKSKSKSHVGCDDFDERLEKMFRELSTDQLNEEILKVVATAPHLDILFDYNSEDVQGITGCSGSRVLGLADYEKQRISIGGGATEAEVRGTFIHESCHLALHLVYKNDGKPYFREDTEMKRRYRAILDDIKRRENDVDLLIRLALMKNEEQEAIVRIPHILTQYGSDHGNTVLEKEVPELRKFFEDTVIPDMQKYIQNGIPSIDATMIEKENARLNKAFNIGKLNIKFENQPKNSVWENSFLHVVTSPELRLLEIMVHNAVQSAGLPYMFFDAKQLESALEDVLLDYKYAFALVTVQQNEGVRKMIKLLSEVSCVTGSKVILLVEDSGKDCLMTKVQQDAFFGERHKVHSIDEASFAHVTYSCKKGVFENSRVRLQGQDVSTFSDATNIDTFLRCVDTAVFLKLCESGNIDLGPPLHELEERVQNYYVEREFRRAVEINLRLCDLDDDNEAFALLGCPHNQVATLLPRGCEPKPKEELRKFEKFVLLQEQRDYAALLEDGHFRNKVVHLLKFDESRTRFLWAKSNGRLSHLLMTGSENYTEDALLNVNDKVVIVSAAPGMGKSMLASRLCTELKTQDKKRWVLYVDLPQRMALVKTASPSLGYLADLCQVRKDGLEFAFFEESLKNGSPFEVVVMLDGFDEVNDECRKCVLGLILFLANKKVYKVYLFTRTVCKPHVQDTLHTVSYDLIPFSDENQNEFLTRYRAQRETPATSNEAFLQKFEQLYGTLKKKNKTILETPLLLHMMAQMESGEITKSDDYSSLLNIVDISGGSSIYTVHIYKMFVEYKHLVHRKEKVKEDISRSAVRGDNHDTKSPFYVNHGLLAMKCIFPQDILKNLLNEDELEEFDPEGSFITDVDSFKEGFVNRINDGGIPEFVHKTFAEFFAAHYLLERAKGRKKSRFRENVVALYGKEDYGAVMMLFDELASASYPLHSAVMNNDDSYVEQVGIQREDMLKVDELKRTPLHVAALHSDEATLKMLPMDDELIKNDLFQMSPFEYVELCSPWKEKFYGMWWEPSRTEASPVQERLDVLCARCSEEAVKRSTQNLRRCETFKQKRHFLGRAIFTALIHDLRGVLDVYLSYVSPKESTVDLHKDIMDQLESRKKRSLRCSAEPSVIGNLDDFEDCDYKTAPFYAKSEVVCKMLLPYCDMGLRDKDGDTMLHNSANEGNLETTQFYLARISINERNKYFRTPLHLAKDAEMVKLLLPLYPSVNVLDYYQQTPMDICAKRDYLEAMKLLLLRTRIYDSHHVRLNTTLHVATYYLSPEAVTFLLPHANAHMLNNRGESCLDVAWTCLRSEKSLESNTVSCLIPHSIVNSPQMFGSSPLYVWARRGVRKVMQTRWPYLRHSDPRHAQRINRRYVDVNEDFQEEIWCLKLLFLHLDVITGDRYGSKLLHDVAREKLRKIQVNYINYMKMLVPPLNLTEQEKLRKIEVNYINYMKMLLPHLNLTEQDYVECSVGNDDIVTLYRRWSHMNNIDDPHIHDVNAEMVDDDGNTKLLIEAEEGNVEAVKIHLSPSSVCFTDEEENTALHLSARNGHTNVVKLLIPLYTSVDVINVDQKTPMHVCASNGHLDVVKLLLLRSRMSFRDNHGWTPLHWACESDEVDIVNFLLPHSFPNMRDTWGFTCCAVSAESSNMNILRCLIPHSLINCPNLIGDSPMRMCAKDYMREELVTLLPYCCDYDAASLLTIHPLSSCKDDTSMEAMPCLKLMVLHSDVSAVDERFCETLSCIREYYVESDSFWRPTETVISLLLKYVPLLLPHTNVSAKDDECNELLQGALRSSEDPELVSFLQKWTRLSDFHS encoded by the exons ATGACGACCGTTGGGATACATAAATCAGCGCTGGAGCTTCACAAACTCCTTGAACGAGCAGTCCTTCTCTCCTACTACGACAAATTCGTCGAGATAG GCGGGGACAATGTGCAGCAGCTTCGTGACTCCAGTGATCAAGATATCGAGGAGTTGATCAACATGGTAGATATGGCCAGAAAGCCACCTCACGTCAAGAGGTTCAAGAAAGCACTGGCAGAGTGGAAACCAGACACAG CAACGTCCACCCCAGCGGATGGAGCAGAAGGGGAGCTTCACAAGCTACTTCGAGGAGCGGATCTTCTCTCCTACCACGACAAGTTCATGGAGATAG GCGGGGACAATGTTCAGCAGCTTCGTGACTCCGTGGGGAACGATTTCCAGGAAGTGATTGACCTCGTTGATATGGCCAGAAAGCCATTTCACGTCAAGAGACTCAAGAAAGCACTGGGCCAGTGGACAGGACAGTCAG TCACGGTGACGTCCAGTGCGGCCGACGAATCAGAAGGGGAACTTCACGAATTACTTCGACTAGCGGATCTTCTCTCCTACCACGACGAGTTCATCGAACTAG GCGAAGACAATGTGCAGCAGCTTTGTGACTCAACGGACGAAGAGTTCCAGACACTTACCGAGCACCTAGGCATGGCCAGAAAGCCCCTTCACGTGAAAAGATTGAAGAACGTACTCAAACAGTGGTCAAGAAATGCAG CCGTAATGACGTCCATTCCTTCAAACGAGTCGGAGCGTGAAGTTCACGAACTGCTTCAGCGAGCGGATCTCCTCGCCTACTACGACAAGTTCATCGAGAAAG GCGTAGACAATGTCCAGCAGCTTTTTGACTCGACGGCAGAAGAGTTCCAGGAGTTCATGGATCTTGTTGGCATGTCCGGATTTCCTTTTCAACTGATGAGGTTCCAGAATGAACTGGAACAGTGGACAGGACACCCAG ccacaATGACCCCCGTTCCGGCAAAGAAACCGAGACTATCGGAGATTCACCACCTCCTTGAACAAGCGGGTCTCCTCTCTTACTGCGAGAAATTTGAGGAAATCG GCATGGACAGTGTGCAGGAGCTTCGCAACTTGACTGACGAAGAGTTCCACGAGGTCATCAACCGGGTAGACATGGCCGGGAAGCCGTTTCATGTAAAGAAACTCAAGAAGGTACTCGAAGAATGGACGGGGCCCACAG GAATTTCTCGCTCCAAGGACATGGCTTCGACATCTCAATTTGATCTCAACATGGAAAGGTCACCACAGTGGGAAGACCTCAGGAAGGAAATGCACGAAGCCATTGCGGAGGAAGACGAGGCTCGTGTTCTAAAGTGCCTGGATGCTGCACCTGCTTTGAAACTGTGGTTGGACCCTGTTAAAGAAAAATCAGCTCGTTACAGAGCTGTTAAAAAGAAAGCCATCCGTATACATGGCCTCTTAGTCTCGCGTGGATGTGGACTCAACAACAAGAAAGAATCATCGTATTATCAACATCTGTCACGCGTTTATCGAGCTGAAATTCGACGGCAACGATACTACACCAAAGAATGCAAAGAATCCTACATCTATTACTTGAAAAGCAAATCGAAGAGCCACGTCGGATGTGATGACTTCGACGAGCGATTGGAGAAGATGTTCAGGGAACTTTCAACCGACCAATTAAACGAGGAAATATTGAAAGTTGTTGCCACAGCACCGCATCTGGATATACTATTCGACTACAACAGTGAAGACGTTCAGGGGATCACGGGGTGCAGCGGCAGCCGCGTCCTCGGACTTGCTGATTATGAAAAGCAAAGAATTTCTATCGGAGGCGGAGCAACGGAAGCCGAAGTCCGGGGCACGTTTATTCACGAATCCTGTCATTTGGCACTTCATCTGGTGTATAAAAATGACGGCAAGCCATATTTCCGCGAAGATACCGAAATGAAACGGAGATACAGAGCCATTCTGGATGACATAAAACGAAGAGAAAACGATGTGGATCTCTTGATACGACTAGCTTTGatgaaaaatgaagaacaagaAGCGATTGTTCGTATCCCACACATACTAACTCAATATGGCAGCGATCATGGAAATACGGTTCTCGAAAAAGAGGTACCAGAATTACGAAAGTTTTTCGAGGATACTGTCATACCGGACATGCAGAAATACATTCAAAATGGAATCCCGTCCATAGATGCGACAATgatagaaaaggaaaacgcgAGACTCAACAAAGCTTTCAACATTGGCAAACTCAACATCAAATTCGAGAACCAACCGAAGAACAGTGTCTGGGAGAACTCGTTTCTTCACGTAGTTACGAGCCCAGAACTGAGGCTTCTCGAAATAATGGTTCACAACGCTGTGCAATCTGCGGGACTTCCGTACATGTTTTTCGATGCAAAACAGCTGGAATCCGCACTGGAGGATGTGTTACTAGACTACAAATATGCTTTTGCGCTTGTAACGGTCCAACAAAATGAAGGCGTCCGAAAGATGATTAAACTTCTCAGTGAAGTCTCTTGTGTCACTGGATCAAAAGTCATCTTGCTCGTGGAAGACAGTGGCAAAGACTGCTTGATGACAAAAGTGCAACAAGATGCATTCTTTGGCGAGAGGCACAAAGTTCACAGCATCGACGAAGCAAGCTTTGCACATGTCACGTATAGCTGCAAAAAAGGAGTTTTCGAAAATTCCCGCGTAAGACTTCAGGGCCAAGACGTTTCTACATTTTCGGACGCAACGAATATAGATACCTTCTTACGCTGCGTAGACACTGCGGTTTTCCTAAAGCTATGTGAGTCGGGGAACATTGACCTGGGACCTCCTCTTCATGAACTGGAAGAGCGTGTTCAGAACTATTACGTGGAAAGAGAGTTCAGAAGAGCCGTGGAAATTAACTTGAGACTATGCGATCTAGACGACGACAATGAGGCTTTCGCACTTCTGGGCTGTCCACACAATCAGGTCGCAACACTTCTACCTCGCGGTTGCGAGCCAAAACCCAAGGAGGAATTAAGGAAGTTCGAGAAATTCGTACTCCTGCAAGAGCAACGTGACTACGCAGCTCTCCTGGAAGATGGTCATTTCCGAAACAAAGTAGTGCACCTGCTAAAGTTCGACGAATCTCGTACAAGATTCTTGTGGGCCAAATCAAATGGTCGTCTCAGTCACCTTCTAATGACTGGAAGTGAGAATTACACTGAGGACGCGTTGTTGAACGTAAACGATAAGGTTGTCATAGTCTCTGCTGCACCAGGTATGGGAAAGAGTATGCTGGCATCTCGGTTGTGCACAGAGTTGAAAACTCAAGACAAGAAGAGGTGGGTGCTCTATGTCGACCTTCCTCAGAGAATGGCATTAGTGAAAACTGCGTCGCCTAGTCTGGGATATCTAGCGGATCTGTGCCAAGTACGAAAGGATGGTCTGGAGTTCGCTTTCTTCGAAGAAAGCTTGAAGAATGGTAGCCCTTTCGAGGTCGTCGTCATGTTGGATGGCTTCGATGAAGTCAACGACGAATGCCGCAAGTGTGTGCTGGGCCTTATACTGTTTCTTGCTAACAAAAAAGTTTACAAGGTGTACCTTTTTACTCGCACCGTGTGTAAACCCCATGTACAAGATACCTTGCACACTGTGTCATATGACCTCATTcctttttctgatgaaaaccAGAATGAATTCCTCACAAGATATAGGGCCCAAAGAGAAACTCCAGCCACCAGCAATGAGGCATTTCTGCAAAAATTCGAGCAACTGTATGGGacattgaagaagaaaaacaagacaATCCTAGAAACCCCTCTCCTACTTCATATGATGGCTCAGATGGAGAGCGGGGAAATTACAAAGTCTGACGATTACTCTTCGCTCCTTAATATTGTTGACATTTCCGGTGGGAGCAGTATATACACTGTACACATCTACAAGATGTTTGTCGAGTACAAGCATCTTGTGCACCGTAAAGAGAAGGTGAAGGAAGACATCTCCCGAAGTGCTGTGCGAGGGGACAACCATGACACGAAGTCTCCGTTCTACGTAAACCATGGTCTCCTGGCTATGAAGTGTATATTTCCTCAGGATATATTGAAGAACTTATTGAATGAAGACGAATTAGAGGAGTTCGATCCCGAAGGAAGTTTCATCACCGACGTTGATTCTTTCAAAGAAGGTTTTGTGAATAGAATTAACGATGGAGGAATTCCCGAGTTCGTTCATAAGACCTTCGCTGAATTTTTCGCAGCTCACTACCTGTTGGAAAGggcaaaaggaagaaaaaaatccaGGTTTAGGGAAAACGTCGTCGCATTGTATGGTAAAGAAGACTACGGGGCTGTAATGATGTTGTTCGATGAACTGGCGTCGGCGTCCTATCCACTTCACTCTGCCGTGATGAACAATGATGATTCATATGTTGAGCAAGTCGGTATTCAAAGAGAGGACATGTTGAAGGTGGATGAGCTCAAAAGGACGCCATTGCACGTAGCAGCTCTGCATTCTGATGAAGCAACATTGAAGATGCTTCCAATGGATGACGAACTAATCAAGAATGATTTGTTTCAAATGTCACCATTCGAGTACGTGGAGCTCTGTTCTCCATGGAAGGAAAAATTCTATGGGATGTGGTGGGAACCTTCTCGGACTGAGGCTTCACCTGTGCAAGAGAGACTCGACGTATTATGCGCTCGATGCAGTGAGGAAGCAGTGAAACGTTCTACCCAAAATCTGCGCAGGTGTGAAACCTTCAagcaaaagagacattttctCGGACGAGCAATATTCACGGCTCTGATACACGACCTGCGAGGCGTTTTAGACGTGTATCTGAGCTATGTGTCCCCGAAAGAGAGTACAGTAGATCTGCACAAAGACATCATGGACCAATTAGAATCACGCAAGAAACGAAGCTTGAGATGTTCTGCAGAGCCTTCGGTAATTGGAAACCTTGATGACTTTGAGGACTGTGACTATAAAACTGCCCCTTTTTACGCAAAGTCGGAGGTTGTTTGCAAAATGCTCCTTCCTTACTGCGATATGGGACTTCGTGACAAGGATGGAGACACAATGTTGCACAATAGCGCGAATGAGGGAAATCTGGAGACAACACAGTTTTACCTCGCACGTATATCCATTAACGAAAGAAATAAATACTTTCGAACTCCTTTGCACTTGGCTAAAGATGCAGAGATGGTGAAGCTACTTCTTCCTCTTTATCCCTCAGTGAATGTTCTCGATTATTATCAACAAACTCCTATGGATATATGTGCAAAGAGAGATTATTTGGAGGCCATGAAGTTGTTACTCCTTCGCACTCGGATATATGACTCACATCACGTGAGACTGAACACAACGCTTCATGTGGCTACTTACTATCTTTCCCCTGAAGCTGTGACGTTTCTTCTTCCTCACGCAAATGCGCACATGCttaacaacagaggagaatcaTGCTTAGACGTTGCTTGGACTTGTTTGAGATCTGAGAAGAGTTTGGAGTCCAACACTGTGAGCTGTCTCATCCCACACTCGATCGTGAACTCACCTCAAATGTTCGGCTCGTCACCGTTGTACGTCTGGGCGAGACGTGGTGTAAGGAAAGTGATGCAAACTCGATGGCCTTATTTGCGACACAGTGACCCTAGGCATGCACAGAGGATCAACAGAAGATATGTGGACGTGAACGAGGATTTCCAAGAAGAAATTTGGTGTCTGAAACTTCTCTTCCTCCATTTAGATGTCATCACTGGTGATCGTTATGGCAGTAAACTGCTACATGATGTGGCTAGGGAGAAGCTACGTAAAATACAAGTTAATTATATTAATTACATGAAGATGTTAGTGCCGCCTTTAAATCTCACTGAGCAGGAGAAGCTACGTAAAATAGAAGTTAATTATATTAATTACATGAAGATGTTACTGCCGCATTTAAATCTCACTGAGCAGGATTATGTAGAGTGTAGCGTAGGAAATGACGACATTGTTACCTTATATCGAAGATGGTCGCACATGAATAACATCGATGATCCCCATATTCACGATGTCAACGCGGAAATGGTCGACGACGATGGCAATACGAAGTTGCTCATAGAAGCAGAGGAAGGAAATGTGGAAGCTGTTAAGATTCACCTCTCCCCTTCATCCGTGTGCTTTACAGATGAAGAAGAGAACACTGCATTGCACTTGAGCGCGAGGAACGGACACACAAATGTGGTGAAGCTTCTCATTCCTCTTTATACATCAGTGGACGTGATCAATGTGGATCAAAAAACGCCCATGCATGTGTGCGCCTCAAATGGACACCTGGACGTTGTAAAGTTATTATTACTCCGCTCTAGAATGAGTTTCCGTGACAATCATGGATGGACACCTCTTCACTGGGCCTGTGAAAGTGATGAAGTTGATATCGTGAACTTCCTtcttccccactccttccctaATATGCGCGATACTTGGGGTTTCACGTGCTGCGCTGTTTCCGCTGAAAGTAGCAACATGAATATTCTGAGATGTCTCATCCCTCACTCTCTTATAAACTGTCCTAATTTGATAGGCGATTCACCAATGCGAATGTGTGCAAAAGATTATATGAGAGAAGAGCTGGTGACATTATTGCCATATTGTTGTGATTATGACGCAGCGAGTTTATTGACTATTCACCCGCTGTCATCTTGTAAGGACGATACGAGTATGGAAGCTATGCCTTGTCTGAAACTGATGGTTCTCCACTCAGATGTCAGTGCAGTAGATGAGCGTTTCTGTGAAACACTCAGCTGCATTCGAGAGTATTATGTAGAGAGTGATTCATTCTGGCGTCCAACAGAGACTGTGATATCACTACTCCTGAAATATGTTCCTCTCTTGCTTCCTCATACAAATGTTTCTGCTAAGGACGATGAATGCAACGAACTATTACAAGGAGCCCTCCGAAGTAGCGAAGATCCCGAATTGGTTAGCTTCCTTCAGAAATGGACTCGCTTGAGTGACTTCCATTCATGA